In a single window of the Melioribacteraceae bacterium genome:
- a CDS encoding glycosyltransferase, whose translation MRILFISPKIPYPPVDGHRKSIFGVIKHLALRGHKIDLVAYSQFEKLHKYRELQEFCNPNILNVRTPNSIKGMIINLFSSRPYNLWKYERKELTKFLEEYLFYNKPDIVQITNSHMGWIVDTIRKFSDAPVILREENLELMIMKRFSQSQSNPLIKLYSYLQYKKLLRYEPKLCSKMNLNIMISKNDEAELQKLGPGVNTVTIPLGVDNHLFNIKKSKPEPFSLCHIGSLDWYPNLNGINWFINNVFERLVSNFPQTKLYLYGGGNYHLINRINDFNKNIVLKGFVEDIWQEINDKQLAVVPLRIGGGIRVKILELCAAGNAVISTSIGVEGIPLTDEKEILIADDPELFAQKIEKVFIDNYSLDEITENARKVIRENYDWNIIAERFEDQYNKLLEN comes from the coding sequence ACCTGTAGATGGTCACCGGAAAAGTATATTTGGGGTAATTAAGCATCTGGCTTTACGTGGGCATAAAATTGATTTAGTTGCCTATTCGCAATTTGAAAAATTGCACAAATACCGAGAACTCCAAGAATTCTGTAATCCTAATATTTTAAATGTTAGAACCCCTAACAGCATTAAAGGTATGATCATTAATTTATTCTCCTCTCGTCCATATAATTTGTGGAAATATGAAAGAAAAGAATTGACAAAATTTCTTGAAGAGTACCTTTTTTATAACAAGCCGGATATAGTTCAAATAACAAATTCTCATATGGGGTGGATTGTTGATACAATTAGAAAATTTAGTGATGCTCCGGTCATTCTTAGAGAAGAAAATTTAGAGTTAATGATAATGAAGCGGTTTTCTCAATCCCAGTCCAATCCATTAATTAAATTATATTCTTATCTCCAGTATAAAAAACTACTAAGATATGAACCTAAATTATGCTCAAAAATGAATTTAAATATAATGATCAGTAAAAATGATGAGGCCGAACTTCAAAAATTAGGACCAGGAGTTAATACGGTAACAATTCCTCTTGGAGTTGATAATCATCTTTTTAATATTAAAAAAAGCAAACCCGAGCCTTTTTCACTATGTCATATTGGTTCACTCGATTGGTACCCAAATTTAAATGGAATAAATTGGTTCATTAATAACGTATTTGAGCGCTTGGTGAGCAATTTCCCTCAAACTAAACTTTACTTATATGGCGGGGGCAATTATCACTTGATAAATCGAATAAATGACTTCAATAAAAATATTGTATTAAAAGGATTTGTTGAGGATATTTGGCAGGAGATAAATGATAAACAATTAGCTGTAGTTCCTCTAAGAATTGGGGGTGGGATTAGAGTTAAGATATTAGAATTATGCGCTGCCGGTAATGCTGTTATTTCAACCTCGATTGGTGTTGAAGGTATACCACTAACAGATGAAAAAGAAATCTTGATTGCCGATGATCCGGAATTATTTGCACAAAAAATTGAAAAAGTATTTATTGATAATTATTCCCTTGATGAGATAACTGAGAATGCACGTAAAGTTATCCGTGAGAATTATGACTGGAATATTATTGCTGAAAGATTTGAAGATCAATACAACAAACTTTTGGAAAATTGA
- a CDS encoding glycosyltransferase, whose product MTPVYEISLLVILFVIFNSFFGYPLVIFLLGQFKKKPNLTEYEPSVTIMIAAYNEEKSIAQRIENIASINYDLSKVELLIGSDNSSDTTNSILLEQQNKYPWLKVFISDKRRGKAGILNELIKQASYEILVFTDANTQFNKNALKNLTNDFSDPTVGGVCGKLILLSDKKVIDEGVEESSYWKYETHIKTSEGKLGIAFAANGGIFAIRKNLFSAIPLERAVTDDLYISLSVVEQGFKFNYSENAIASENTGKDIKSEFDRKVRFSATNFQTLVRFKNLLLNRNILLSYAFFSHKITRWILPFLLILLIMLNGILFISQGTYKILFYAQLLFYCFAFLGFVFSTLKIRIKVFSLPNFFVVSNIAVLKGFIRFINKKHSVIWNSTER is encoded by the coding sequence ATGACCCCAGTTTATGAAATATCACTACTGGTAATTTTGTTTGTAATATTTAATTCCTTTTTCGGGTATCCCCTTGTTATCTTTTTATTAGGGCAATTTAAAAAGAAACCTAATTTGACGGAATACGAACCATCTGTTACAATCATGATTGCCGCTTATAATGAGGAAAAATCAATTGCTCAACGAATTGAAAATATTGCCTCAATTAATTACGATTTATCAAAAGTAGAATTGTTAATAGGCTCTGATAATTCATCCGACACCACAAACTCAATTTTATTAGAACAACAAAATAAATATCCATGGCTTAAAGTATTTATTTCGGATAAAAGAAGAGGTAAAGCGGGCATACTTAATGAATTGATAAAACAAGCTAGTTATGAAATTCTGGTTTTTACCGACGCAAATACCCAATTCAACAAAAATGCACTAAAAAATCTGACCAACGATTTTAGTGATCCCACAGTTGGTGGAGTTTGCGGTAAATTAATTCTACTCAGCGATAAAAAGGTGATCGATGAAGGTGTCGAAGAATCAAGTTACTGGAAATATGAAACTCACATAAAAACTTCTGAAGGCAAGCTGGGTATTGCATTTGCTGCAAATGGAGGAATATTCGCGATTCGAAAAAATTTATTTTCCGCCATTCCTTTGGAACGCGCGGTTACCGATGATTTATATATTTCTCTTTCTGTGGTTGAGCAAGGTTTTAAATTTAATTACAGCGAAAATGCTATAGCGTCTGAAAATACCGGTAAAGATATTAAGTCGGAATTCGATAGAAAAGTTAGGTTCAGCGCTACAAATTTTCAGACATTGGTTCGTTTTAAAAATCTTTTGCTTAATAGAAATATTCTTCTAAGCTATGCTTTTTTTTCTCATAAGATTACACGCTGGATTTTACCTTTCCTTTTAATTTTATTGATTATGTTAAATGGAATTCTATTCATATCGCAAGGAACTTATAAGATTCTATTTTATGCTCAGTTATTATTCTACTGTTTTGCATTTCTTGGATTTGTATTTTCGACTCTCAAAATTCGGATTAAAGTGTTTTCGCTACCCAATTTTTTTGTTGTTTCAAATATCGCTGTACTAAAGGGATTTATTAGATTCATAAATAAAAAACATAGTGTGATTTGGAACTCGACTGAGAGATAG
- a CDS encoding sugar transferase, with translation MNKRTEKLLILATDFITVNLAWLLFFYFRVESGWFNLITQPDFFLPMIVVYFYWVIVFTFVGMYRTWFALSRLDELSTLLKASFVGIFILVFFIIWDDVTTGVSNSMRFYIFIYWAIFLVLVGSGRLFIRSFQRNLLIRGIGRRNTIIIGFNQKANEVHSSILRHRELGLDIVSYLAVAESELNSSYKDVKVVDTYHNLEKVLLDFEIKNVIICLGRHEEEVILEVITRCEGKGVEIKIVPDLYDILSGQAKISQLYSFPLIDVMPELMPEWERRLKRVMDIVLSFLLLIITAPATIITAIAIKIESKGPVFYKQERSGLNGKVFKIYKFRSMVQDAEKKTGPIWSTKGDPRITRVGRFIRKVRLDEIPQVINIFRGDMSFVGPRPERPIFVEKLANEIPLYKRRLKVRPGITGWAQVKHKYDETVEDVKVKLRYDLFYIENMSLRMDLKILFKTIFVVLFGKGHYE, from the coding sequence TTGAATAAACGTACAGAAAAACTTTTAATATTAGCTACAGATTTTATCACTGTAAATTTAGCATGGCTGCTCTTTTTTTATTTCAGAGTAGAGTCGGGATGGTTTAATCTTATTACTCAACCCGATTTTTTCCTTCCAATGATTGTTGTTTATTTTTATTGGGTTATTGTCTTCACTTTTGTTGGAATGTACCGAACATGGTTTGCACTTTCCCGTCTTGACGAACTCTCAACTCTCCTAAAAGCTTCATTTGTGGGAATTTTCATCCTAGTATTTTTTATTATCTGGGATGATGTTACAACCGGTGTCTCCAATTCTATGCGGTTTTACATATTTATTTACTGGGCAATATTTTTGGTTCTTGTTGGTTCCGGAAGATTATTTATAAGAAGTTTTCAGCGCAATCTTCTTATTAGAGGAATTGGAAGAAGAAATACAATCATAATTGGATTCAACCAAAAAGCTAATGAAGTACATTCATCTATTTTGCGCCATCGTGAACTAGGGCTTGATATTGTTAGTTATTTAGCGGTTGCAGAGTCCGAGCTTAATTCTTCATATAAAGATGTTAAAGTTGTGGATACTTATCATAACCTTGAAAAAGTTTTGTTGGACTTTGAAATTAAAAATGTAATTATTTGTTTAGGCAGACACGAAGAAGAAGTAATTTTAGAGGTAATTACCAGATGCGAAGGTAAAGGTGTAGAGATAAAAATTGTCCCCGATTTATACGATATCCTCAGCGGTCAAGCTAAAATATCTCAACTCTATAGTTTTCCATTAATTGATGTTATGCCTGAGTTAATGCCTGAGTGGGAAAGAAGGCTTAAAAGAGTTATGGATATAGTTCTATCTTTCCTCCTCCTAATAATTACAGCGCCGGCAACAATAATTACTGCTATCGCAATAAAAATTGAGAGTAAGGGACCAGTTTTTTATAAGCAGGAAAGAAGCGGGCTAAATGGAAAAGTGTTTAAGATTTATAAATTCAGGTCAATGGTTCAGGACGCCGAAAAGAAAACCGGTCCAATATGGTCAACTAAAGGAGATCCGAGAATTACCCGGGTTGGTAGATTTATTAGAAAAGTGCGACTCGATGAAATTCCACAAGTAATTAATATATTTAGAGGGGATATGAGTTTTGTTGGTCCGCGCCCCGAACGGCCAATTTTTGTTGAGAAATTAGCGAATGAAATTCCTTTGTATAAACGCCGTTTAAAAGTTCGACCGGGAATTACAGGATGGGCACAAGTAAAACATAAGTATGATGAAACTGTTGAAGATGTAAAAGTTAAGTTGCGTTATGATCTATTCTATATTG